The Desulfosporosinus sp. Sb-LF genome contains a region encoding:
- the trmB gene encoding tRNA (guanosine(46)-N7)-methyltransferase TrmB — MRLRKKWWAKPELEKDHKVIFTPKEYKGKWKGFFGNDHPIHLELGCGRGRFINQLARMNTNINYIALDAHNELLVHVLRKANESHLNNIKVIPIYIENIGDIFAQDEIEKIHINFCNPWPNKRHHKRRLTHPNFLRLYQNFLKNGSEIWFKTDDELLFADSLEYFEVAGFKELYRTYDLYQSDFHGNIMTEYEEKFCNQGIKIKFSRFRISTQLNVAR; from the coding sequence ATGCGACTCAGAAAAAAGTGGTGGGCTAAGCCCGAATTAGAAAAAGATCATAAGGTCATTTTTACCCCTAAGGAGTACAAAGGAAAATGGAAAGGGTTCTTCGGCAATGATCATCCAATCCATCTGGAATTGGGATGTGGTCGTGGACGTTTTATTAACCAACTAGCAAGGATGAATACAAATATCAACTATATTGCGCTTGATGCCCATAATGAACTTTTGGTTCATGTCTTAAGAAAAGCCAATGAAAGCCACCTGAATAATATAAAAGTTATTCCAATATATATTGAGAACATCGGAGACATCTTTGCCCAAGATGAAATTGAGAAAATTCATATTAACTTTTGTAATCCATGGCCAAACAAAAGACATCATAAAAGAAGGTTAACCCATCCTAATTTCCTTAGACTATATCAAAATTTTTTAAAGAATGGATCGGAAATATGGTTCAAAACTGACGATGAATTACTTTTTGCAGATAGTCTTGAGTATTTCGAAGTTGCAGGTTTTAAAGAACTGTATAGGACTTATGATTTATACCAGAGCGATTTCCACGGGAATATCATGACAGAATACGAAGAGAAGTTTTGCAATCAAGGAATCAAAATAAAGTTCAGTAGGTTCAGAATTAGTACACAATTAAACGTAGCTCGTTGA
- a CDS encoding alanine racemase, whose amino-acid sequence MKKTELQTPAILVDLDILDYNIKRFQSLCNINGKQLWPMIKTHKSTEIVKMQEAAGSTGFVCGTLDECEGICELGVKNIMYAYPVASDVSIQRVIELAKKCHFIARIDNYDGAKMLNEAAKSAGVKVNYTIIIDCGFHRFGISPDKVDVFADSLKEFKALVLKGISTHPGNVYSAIKHEDIQQYIDQEKSAIKKAVDSLKAAGYTLELITSGSTPTFIGSVSDENINVFHPGNYVFNDNIQMSTNTAKESECALSVYATVISYPSDDVFICDAGAKCLGLDQGAHGNTAIKGYGYVKGHPELTVYSLSEEVAKFHIKGSTTLKVGDKVEIIPNHTCSSANLTSYLIGCRGDTVERLIEIDMRGNSTTKNFK is encoded by the coding sequence ATGAAAAAGACAGAACTTCAAACACCTGCTATTTTAGTTGATCTCGATATTCTAGATTACAATATAAAAAGGTTCCAATCATTATGTAATATAAATGGAAAACAACTGTGGCCGATGATTAAAACACATAAGAGCACAGAAATAGTGAAAATGCAGGAAGCTGCAGGTTCAACCGGGTTTGTTTGTGGTACGCTTGATGAATGTGAAGGTATTTGCGAGTTAGGGGTAAAAAACATAATGTACGCCTACCCGGTCGCCAGTGATGTTAGCATTCAAAGGGTGATCGAACTGGCTAAAAAATGCCACTTTATTGCCCGCATTGATAACTATGATGGAGCCAAAATGCTCAATGAAGCGGCAAAATCAGCAGGTGTAAAGGTGAATTACACAATCATCATTGACTGTGGATTTCATCGTTTCGGGATTTCACCGGATAAGGTAGACGTTTTTGCAGATTCCTTAAAGGAATTTAAAGCTCTGGTATTGAAGGGTATTTCTACGCATCCTGGCAATGTCTACTCTGCTATAAAGCATGAAGATATTCAACAATATATCGACCAAGAAAAGAGTGCAATTAAAAAAGCTGTAGATTCACTCAAGGCTGCAGGCTATACTCTTGAGTTAATTACCAGCGGTTCCACGCCAACCTTCATTGGATCTGTTTCCGATGAAAACATCAATGTATTCCATCCTGGTAATTACGTGTTTAATGACAATATTCAGATGTCAACAAATACTGCCAAAGAGTCTGAGTGCGCTCTTTCGGTGTACGCCACGGTTATTTCTTATCCATCCGATGATGTGTTTATTTGCGATGCTGGTGCCAAATGTTTAGGACTTGATCAAGGTGCTCACGGTAACACTGCAATAAAGGGATATGGTTATGTAAAAGGGCATCCTGAACTCACTGTTTACAGCCTTTCTGAAGAAGTTGCCAAATTCCATATTAAAGGTTCCACAACACTGAAGGTTGGCGATAAGGTAGAAATAATTCCTAATCACACTTGTTCATCCGCAAACCTCACCAGTTATTTAATTGGCTGCAGAGGCGATACAGTAGAGAGGCTGATCGAAATCGATATGCGAGGAAATTCTACCACTAAGAACTTTAAATAG
- a CDS encoding LysM peptidoglycan-binding domain-containing protein, producing MELRSVAYNPTLAPGMGGMMPGMHGAPGGYQHLDFDPCCPMPCPSYEEPMMQHHCPMPMPAPVPTPTHEVYVVKKGDSVYKIAKRYGTTMQAIILGNNLHNPDLIYPGQILLIPGV from the coding sequence ATGGAATTACGTTCCGTTGCTTATAATCCAACTCTCGCGCCAGGTATGGGTGGAATGATGCCCGGAATGCATGGAGCACCTGGGGGGTACCAACACCTCGATTTTGATCCCTGTTGTCCTATGCCTTGCCCATCTTACGAGGAACCAATGATGCAGCATCATTGCCCGATGCCAATGCCGGCCCCTGTTCCAACTCCAACACACGAAGTATATGTAGTGAAAAAAGGGGATAGCGTTTATAAAATCGCAAAACGCTATGGGACGACAATGCAAGCCATTATCCTTGGAAACAACTTGCATAACCCAGATCTTATTTATCCAGGACAAATCTTATTAATACCAGGAGTGTAA
- a CDS encoding amino acid permease produces the protein MENGLEKKYGLLTAIAMVVGIVIGSGVFFKAEKVLTATGGNLPQGILAWIIGGLIMIVCAYVFATMATRYEKVNGIVDYAEATIGSKYAYFIGWFMAAIYYPTLTSVLAWVSARYTCVLLGWNIVGAEAMAISGFFLVGSFALNALSPKLAGKFQVSTTMIKIIPLALMAVVGTIVGLRNGILVSNFTSGVIANVSSNYPLFTAVVATAFAYEGWIIATSINAELKDAKKNLPLALTFGTLFVALIYILYYTGLAGAVNNSVMMKGGEAGARLAFSTVFTNMGGTVLFVFVVISCLGTLNGLMMGCTRGFYSLAAREMGPEPKIFKCVDVNTNMPTNSSILGVLLSGVWLLYFFGANLAPVSWFGPFSFDSSELPIVTIYAMYIPIFIMMMIKEQSLNFFKRFLMPSLAICACVFMVIAACYAHGKAVFFYLIIFCVIMAIGMVITPKKK, from the coding sequence ATGGAAAACGGATTAGAAAAAAAATACGGCCTTTTGACTGCTATTGCAATGGTTGTTGGTATTGTAATTGGTAGCGGCGTATTTTTTAAAGCGGAGAAAGTTTTAACCGCTACCGGTGGCAATCTTCCACAGGGTATCTTGGCCTGGATCATTGGTGGATTAATCATGATTGTCTGTGCTTATGTTTTCGCAACGATGGCCACTCGATATGAGAAAGTGAATGGTATCGTTGACTACGCTGAAGCAACTATTGGTAGTAAGTACGCTTATTTTATTGGTTGGTTCATGGCTGCTATTTATTATCCAACTCTAACCTCCGTACTTGCATGGGTTTCTGCTAGATACACATGTGTTTTGTTAGGATGGAATATAGTTGGCGCTGAAGCGATGGCCATTTCTGGGTTTTTTCTGGTTGGAAGCTTTGCTTTAAACGCCCTTTCACCAAAGCTTGCAGGTAAGTTCCAGGTCTCGACCACCATGATCAAGATTATACCTCTTGCTCTGATGGCCGTTGTCGGGACAATCGTGGGTCTAAGAAACGGTATTTTGGTTAGTAACTTCACGAGTGGTGTCATTGCTAATGTGAGTAGCAACTACCCGCTTTTTACCGCTGTTGTTGCTACGGCTTTCGCTTATGAAGGATGGATTATTGCAACCAGTATCAATGCTGAACTGAAGGATGCTAAGAAAAACCTGCCGTTAGCACTTACCTTTGGAACACTGTTTGTTGCTCTGATTTACATTCTGTATTATACAGGACTTGCCGGGGCTGTTAATAACAGCGTTATGATGAAAGGCGGCGAAGCGGGAGCAAGGCTGGCATTTTCCACTGTATTCACTAACATGGGAGGTACAGTTCTGTTCGTATTCGTGGTAATTTCTTGCTTGGGAACTTTAAATGGTTTGATGATGGGCTGCACCCGCGGTTTCTACTCTTTAGCAGCTAGAGAGATGGGTCCTGAACCGAAAATTTTTAAATGCGTCGATGTCAACACCAATATGCCGACGAACTCCTCTATTTTAGGGGTTCTGCTAAGCGGTGTTTGGCTGTTGTACTTCTTTGGCGCAAATCTGGCACCTGTCAGTTGGTTTGGGCCGTTTAGTTTTGATAGCTCTGAACTTCCCATTGTTACCATCTATGCTATGTATATCCCTATTTTCATTATGATGATGATAAAAGAGCAGTCACTAAACTTCTTTAAACGTTTCCTCATGCCGTCACTTGCTATCTGCGCCTGTGTCTTCATGGTAATTGCTGCATGCTATGCCCATGGCAAGGCTGTCTTCTTCTATCTTATTATTTTCTGCGTTATCATGGCAATTGGGATGGTTATAACTCCAAAAAAGAAATAA
- a CDS encoding phosphodiester glycosidase family protein: MGSTGIPSSSNAIMQPRLYRKPAGVHHYSRKKKRLRRLMAWIVSLFTIFFLFFMGFLYSSLQPFEMLRSLWVTSAMTTMNHQYLATWFFNDAEIKRIQQSNDAAILGNSNPSSINMLRSGSNNGTELIDVSQKGFKGYLLKVNNPARVKVAATHYLGKKGEKAEDIAKETGAVAVINGGMFDDPQGNGNGGHPLGILISGGSTLYKEPVTTYDIIGLNRSNVLVLGHYTQAQIKQLGIRDAVTFSPFLVVNGKPAITHGDGGWGIAPRTAIGQAQDGTILMLVIDGRQIGSIGATLKDVQDIMLKYGAYNVANLDGGASTVLYYDNQIVNHPSSQYGERLAPSFFIVK; this comes from the coding sequence ATGGGTAGTACAGGGATTCCCAGTTCTTCGAACGCGATAATGCAGCCACGACTCTACCGAAAACCTGCAGGGGTCCATCACTACAGCCGAAAGAAAAAGCGGTTGAGGCGCCTTATGGCATGGATCGTAAGTCTTTTCACTATTTTTTTCTTATTTTTTATGGGGTTTCTCTACTCATCGCTTCAACCGTTTGAGATGCTTCGCAGCTTATGGGTGACAAGTGCCATGACGACCATGAACCACCAGTACCTGGCGACCTGGTTTTTTAATGATGCAGAGATTAAAAGAATACAGCAAAGCAATGATGCCGCTATTCTAGGCAACTCTAATCCTTCGAGTATTAATATGCTCAGAAGTGGCAGTAATAATGGAACAGAACTCATCGACGTCAGTCAGAAGGGGTTTAAAGGATACTTGCTAAAAGTTAATAACCCTGCACGCGTCAAGGTGGCGGCGACGCATTATCTTGGCAAGAAGGGAGAAAAAGCAGAAGACATTGCCAAGGAAACTGGGGCTGTCGCAGTTATCAATGGGGGGATGTTTGATGACCCACAGGGAAACGGAAACGGCGGTCACCCTTTGGGCATCCTCATCTCAGGGGGTAGTACTCTTTACAAAGAACCAGTGACAACGTATGATATTATCGGCCTGAACCGCAGCAATGTCCTAGTTCTTGGTCATTATACTCAGGCCCAAATCAAGCAGCTGGGTATACGGGATGCGGTCACGTTCAGTCCATTTCTTGTCGTCAACGGTAAGCCAGCGATCACACATGGAGACGGGGGATGGGGCATTGCTCCAAGGACCGCAATTGGACAAGCTCAGGACGGGACTATATTGATGTTGGTTATCGACGGACGCCAGATCGGTTCTATAGGCGCGACGCTTAAAGATGTACAAGATATCATGCTTAAATACGGTGCCTATAACGTCGCCAATCTTGACGGCGGAGCCTCAACCGTTCTCTATTATGACAACCAGATAGTTAATCATCCGTCGAGTCAGTACGGTGAACGCCTTGCACCCTCCTTTTTTATCGTTAAGTAA